The proteins below are encoded in one region of Equus caballus isolate H_3958 breed thoroughbred chromosome 16, TB-T2T, whole genome shotgun sequence:
- the RPL32 gene encoding large ribosomal subunit protein eL32, translating into MAALRPLVKPKIVKKRTKKFIRHQSDRYVKIKRNWRKPRGIDNRVRRRFKGQILMPNIGYGSNKKTKHMLPSGFRKFLVHNVKELEVLLMCNKSYCAEIAHNVSSKNRKAIVERAAQLAIRITNPNARLRSEENE; encoded by the exons ATGGCTGCCCTCAGACCCCTCGTGAAGCCCAAGATCGTCAAAAAGAGGACCAAGAAGTTCATTCGGCACCAGTCAGACCGATATGTCAAAATTAAG cGTAACTGGCGGAAACCCAGAGGCATTGACAATAGGGTGCGCAGAAGATTCAAGGGCCAGATATTGATGCCCAACATTGGTTATGGGAGCAATAAGAAAACGAAGCACATGCTGCCCAGTGGCTTCCGGAAGTTCCTGGTCCACAATGTCAAGGAGCTTGAAGTGCTGCTCATGTGCAACAA ATCGTACTGTGCTGAGATTGCTCACAATGTCTCCTCCAAGAACCGCAAAGCCATCGTGGAAAGAGCAGCCCAGCTGGCCATCAGAATCACCAATCCCAATGCCAGGCTGCGCAGCGAAGAAAACGAATAG